A region from the Streptomyces lydicus genome encodes:
- a CDS encoding DUF1059 domain-containing protein, which produces MRKKIDCRDQPSEMNCTLVIAGEEEEVLRAATEHAVSVHGHQDSPELREQIRTAMKDEVPQHA; this is translated from the coding sequence ATGCGCAAGAAGATCGACTGCCGGGATCAGCCCAGCGAGATGAACTGCACCCTCGTCATCGCCGGCGAGGAGGAAGAAGTGCTCCGCGCCGCCACCGAGCACGCGGTATCCGTCCACGGACACCAGGACAGCCCGGAGCTGCGGGAACAGATCAGGACGGCCATGAAGGACGAGGTTCCGCAGCACGCCTGA